A single Aneurinibacillus migulanus DNA region contains:
- a CDS encoding thermonuclease family protein — translation MKKILALMIMLGLVAAPLSASAHPGRTDANGGHTCRTNCAKWGLKDGEYHYHNGGSTKTTSAPTTKATQPAPAKATTTKPAQNKLPGTLKVTVTKVVDGDTFKAKVNGKEESLRLIGVDTPETVHPNKPVQPYGPEASAYTKKRLNGQTVTLEFDVQQRDKYGRLLAYVWLGNAKNPKAEMLNQTLVKEGYAQVATFPPNVKYTDSFVKLQKQARDAKKGLWAEK, via the coding sequence ATGAAAAAGATACTTGCACTCATGATCATGCTAGGACTGGTAGCAGCTCCGCTGTCCGCTTCTGCTCATCCCGGCCGCACCGACGCAAATGGAGGACACACATGCCGGACAAACTGTGCTAAATGGGGATTAAAAGACGGGGAATATCACTACCATAACGGAGGCAGCACAAAAACAACGTCTGCCCCTACTACAAAAGCAACGCAACCAGCTCCCGCAAAGGCGACTACAACTAAACCAGCTCAAAACAAGCTTCCTGGTACCTTGAAAGTAACAGTTACGAAGGTCGTTGACGGGGATACATTCAAAGCGAAGGTCAATGGCAAGGAAGAAAGCCTTCGTTTGATTGGTGTTGATACGCCAGAAACGGTCCATCCAAACAAACCTGTACAACCATACGGCCCAGAAGCTTCCGCTTACACCAAGAAGCGCCTCAATGGACAAACAGTAACTTTAGAGTTTGACGTTCAACAGAGGGACAAATACGGGCGTCTATTGGCGTATGTATGGTTAGGCAACGCTAAGAATCCGAAAGCTGAAATGTTGAATCAGACACTTGTCAAAGAAGGCTATGCCCAGGTTGCAACGTTCCCGCCGAACGTTAAATATACAGATAGCTTTGTAAAACTGCAGAAGCAGGCTCGGGATGCTAAGAAAGGTCTATGGGCTGAAAAATAA